Proteins from a single region of Pectinophora gossypiella unplaced genomic scaffold, ilPecGoss1.1 Pgos_31, whole genome shotgun sequence:
- the LOC126380910 gene encoding uncharacterized protein LOC126380910 has translation MCKLKKGVKKVYDIHMPENTLEENDDCESFYISMLFNVSEKNDSTKEWFQLLSGEFGNENFKLDTGADINVLSFERFLALGYKPNIIYNKDNIKLQSYSGDIIPIKGLCNLNWWYKDKMHNLRFAIANIRCQSVLGRETCSALGLIQRVHGINYAQSNGKSERAVQTIKNILKKSLDSGTDFYLDLLSYRNTPRDNLNSPAQLLMGRRLNCKLPVHPDLLKRNYCNDEKQYNTLLEKQRKVKMYYDKHSKPLPELDVGDDVIMIEKNKRMRGKVIAKASTPRSYIIKNKKGIMYRRNRQHLIKSLPICEDKLTNANVYIQSEEEDEYFSDESEYVPSDESKLSMSKDNQITTYSPPLTRSKAKKLGL, from the exons ATGTGTAAGTTAAAAAAGGGTGTCAAAAAAGTGTATGATATACACATGCCAGAGAACACTTTGGAGGAAAACGACGACTGTGAGTCATTTTATATATCTATGTTATTTAACGTTTCCGAAAAGAACGATTCTACGAAGGAGTGGTTTCAACTATTAAGTGGTGAATTTGgaaatgaaaactttaaatTAGATACTGGTGCGGATATAAATGTACTATCCTTCGAACGATTTTTGGCATTAGGCTACAAGccaaatattatttacaataaagacaatattaaattacaatCATACAGTGGGGATATAATCCCAATAAAGGGTTTGTGTAATTTGAATTGGTGGTATAAAGACAAAATGCATAATTTAAGATTTGCTATTGCTAACATTCGCTGTCAAAGCGTTTTGGGTCGAGAAACTTGTTCGGCGTTAGGGTTGATACAACGAGTTCACGGTATA AATTATGCGCAATCTAATGGAAAAAGTGAAAGAGCGGTACagactataaaaaatattttaaaaaagtcaTTAGATAGCGGCACGGATTTCTATTTAGATTTATTAAGTTACAGGAATACCCCACGAGATAATTTAAATTCACCTGCACAATTATTGATGGGTAGGCGACTGAATTGTAAATTACCAGTGCATCCAGACTTATTAAAGCGTAATTATTGCAATGATGAAAAACAGTATAATACGTTATTGGAAAAGCAAAGAAAagttaaaatgtattatgataaGCATAGCAAACCCTTACCTGAATTGGACGTGGGCGATGACGTCATAATGATTGAAAAGAACAAAAGAATGCGAGGAAAAGTTATAGCGAAGGCATCGACACCACGctcatatattattaaaaacaaaaaaggaatTATGTATCGCCGTAATCGCCAACATCTAATCAAAAGTCTCCCTATTTGTGAAGATAAATTAACTAACGCCAATGTATATATACAAAGTGAAGAAGAGGACGAGTATTTTTCCGATGAAAGTGAATATGTGCCTTCGGATGAATCTAAACTTTCAATGTCCAAAGATAACCAAATTACAACCTATTCTCCTCCTCTTACACGTAGCAAAGCTAAAAAATTGGGactataa